The region ATAGTACACCTCTTTAATGCATTGAACATTATATCGACGTTAGTGAAGTGCAAAGTGTGTGATCACGATATAAAGTTCACTGAAAAAAGTTTGTGCGGACTCGGATTCAAAATCGAGGTCGATTGCGGCCATTGTGAAAAAGTGCAAATTAATTCGTGTCCTATGATTGACAATGCATACGAAATAAATCGTCGGATCGTGTTCAGTATGCGTCTTCTTGGCGTCGGTTTGAATGGCCTGATGAAGTTTTGTGCATTTATGGACCTACCGCGCCCCATATTTCAATCCTTCTACGATCGAATCGTAAATTCGATTTCGATTGCCACTCAAGCTGTGAGCGCAGTGAGCAAAAAAAAGGCTGCACTTGAAGAGAAGAGAATATCGTTGGAAAATGGGATGGAGGACGGAATTATCGTTTCAGGCGATGGATCGTGGCGAAAGCGCGGTTTTAGTTCGCTATTCGGCATAACATCGCTTATCGGCTGGTACACTAAAAAAGTGATCGACGTTGTTGTGAAATCGAAATATTGCAAAGCTTGCCAGCATTGGGAAGCAAAAGAAGGCACCGCGGAGTACTGGGAATGGAAAAGTACCCACGACGATGAGTGCCAGGCGAACCATAGCGGCTCCTCCGGAAAAATGGAAGTTGACTCAGCTGTCGAAATGTTTCAACGGTCTGAAGAGCTCTATggcataaaatataaatattatattggTGACGGCGATTCCAAAACGTTTTTGGGCATATCGAATAGCGATCCATACAATGGtttcgagataaaaaaaaaagagtgcATCGATCATGTCCAAAAACGCATGGGGGCTCGCCTCCgcgaaatcgtgaaaaaacaaaaaggattGTCTGGCAGAGGAAAGCTCACTGGAAAATTGATCGACGAGTTGAGCACATATTACGGCTTGGCTATTCGGAGGAACAGCgatgatgttgaaaaaatgaggAAGGATATTTGGGCAACTATCAAGCATAAAATATCCACAGATAGTAAGCCACAACATGACGATTGCCCAAAGGGAGCCGAGTCGTGGTGTTCGTGGCAGCGAGCGGTTGCAAgcggaaatatttctgaatatCGCCATAAGCCGCCTCTTCCTAAGGAAGTATTGGAGGCAATTACGCCAgtatatgaaaatttgagcAGAGACGATTTGCTGCAGCGTTGTTTGGGCGGCTTTACCCAAAACAACAACGAGAGCTTCAACAAATCGGTTTGGGCAATAGCCCCCAAGTGTCAGtccgggggaaaaaaaatcatcgatattGCCGCTGATATCTCGGtattattattcaacgatGGCCTGAGAAGCCTCATGAAAGTTTTGGAGACGTTGGGGGTAACCATCGGCccaaattgtttcaatttctgcGTTGAAACCGACGCAGCACGGATCGAGCAGGCGGAGCGCTCGCTCACGGATGCTGCAAAAGAGGCAAGGAGAGCCTCTACAAGTTCGAGAAAAGTTGCTGGAGACCGTGATTTGCTTCTTGAAGGCCAGCTATATGGTGCCGGAATCGCTGACTaggtaagaaatttttttttttcaatttatcgcaTAAAAACgaacttcaaactttgaacgcgtttttctcaaaaccacTTTTTTGAGTGCGGCACGCAGTAGAACTCGAGCAATTCTTATCCGATCGACTTCAAATTTGGACTGCATCAATAAAACTAGATTATCTAAAGAAGTACATAGGATTTTTTCGATATCtcaatagataaataaattataggCTTTTTTCGACGAGAAATTTTGCTCGAAAATCGactttaaatttcaaaagcgtcccaattttttaaaaatcaatattttttcaaatccctATGCACTTCTCTTCAAAATATCATATTATTAACGAAAACactcggtattttttttcagatcgaCTTTGAAGACAGTTCTGCTGCGTGCCGCGAATCACTGCAGAAGCAACGGCACCTGACGCGGGAGCTTCCCCAGCGCCACCATGGggcgtgaaaattttaaaaaaatttgttatgtATCTTTAATAAACAacgaacaaaacaaaaaaaaaattttggaaatctcttttttttcccacaaaaaaaaattcttgaaaaacgGCAACAAAAACAGGGGGTCACAGTGGTGTTGTCCCTTAATAAGAGAATACTTAAGCGCAACTCACTGAGCCTCCCCGGGTACGTCTTCACAACAGAAAGTGTCATGAAGCGCAGCTATGGAGCCTCCGGTTGACGTCCGGGTACATCTTCGCATTCAGAGCtttcgattcaatttaaataccttcaattttttgtaactTACTGTTCGGCTTGTGCATAGTACGAGCTGATCCGGACTGTCGTACTGCCCGATTGTTGAATGTAGTCTGAGCGAAAACCTTCACTTTGACCATAAGGCGTAGAAGCTCTATGCGATGCTGAAGGCATTCATCACCTTTGTGAAACCAGTCAGTATACAATCTGGCAGTATCTGTGATAATATCATCTATAAGATTGATCGAAAGACCTTCGCGAGCCCAGTGCGTCTTCCACAATCGATAAAAAGCTTGGAGTTGCGATCTGTCGATGCTTTCGAACTTGTCTGTGGGCCGGCTCAGATATGACACCGATGGCGCATCAGCGTCAGCATGTTCATATTCCCGAGGTTCAGTATACACCTCATTCGGCGATGACGCTTCCATCGGAGTTTTAACGGTTTCAAAACGACAGCGATCGCACGGAAATTTGCGCAGGTTGCGCTGAGCTACGTAACCAgcaaaataattgattgcACAAAGTTCGTAGCTCGATAACTCCGTTTCTTTCGACGTCTCCGCGTTCGCCATTTCTGTTTCCTGCTCTTGCCTCAGAGCTTCCACAGCATTTTCCACTTCTGCCGTATCCTCGTCGAATTCGTGTTCGGTGGGATCCGCAGGCATACTCTCTGGCGTATCGAAAGCCCGAGCTACCATCGTGCAGGGTTCTATTAAAGCAACGGCGTCAGAACATTGTACATTTCCTCTGCTGCCGCTGCCGATGTATCCGGTAGAAAGGATGTGTCTCAGAGACAAGCGAACCATCCGAGCCGTGGGATTTGGGTTGTGACCACCTCGCTGGCGAAATTTCGAGAAGAGGTGTTCGACGGAATCTTGGTTGCATGGTCCGGCTGCGAACTCGAATCGGGGATACTTCTCTTTTATCGTCGGATACGTTAGCAGAATAGCTCGCGAAGTATTTTCAGCCGTCCCCTTTCTCCTTGGGTCAGCAATTGTCCATTCCGAAGACAACTTCACGAACTCTGTAAGCGTTTCCTCGATCTCGGGTTTCTTGTCGGCAAGCGGGCGCTTATCCAGATTTCGGCTCAAAAGCTCGTAGGCATTGCACGAATCGATGACTTTATTCATACGCTCAGCAAAAGCTGCGCTAGCCTGTCACGTTTCCGTGTTGAGCCCGTGCGGATCCTTGCCTGCAATTGTTATTGCCGCTGCAAGTCGGCggctcaaaatttgaaaagcacGCTCAACGTTCATCGCCTGGAAGGACGATGGAAACAAGTGCGCCTCGGAGATGTGAGAAAGTAGATTCGAGGTAGTACTGCAGTTATCGTATCTCtaagtttttacaaaatctttGTAGGAAGCGATAATCTGACCCCTCCAGTACAGTATTTGGTGTGTTCGCAACGTGCTCAAAAGACGTTTTATCAAATGAGGAAAGTCGAATGAAGCAAAGTAGTTTCGGTCACCGCTCATACAGCGCGGACTCTCCTCTGACACTTTTAAACaagaattgaacaatttttggtTCGAGGGACCCTGATCGCATGTCACGAGGTGAACTACGGCTCCGGCTTCATGCAATCAACGGAGGCATTCATCGACCAAGGTATGAATCTCCTCGGCCTTCATGCCAGTCCCGGGACGAAAATACGCGAGTTGTTGCCGCCATGATTGTTTTGCGTTCAAACTGTCGACGCAAAAAACGAAGACGTAGCGCGCGCGTTCATCCCTCCGACCTAGTGGGCCGCGATCAACCAGACCTTCGATGCAATCGAGTTTCTCCgaatattcttcaaattgtTTGATAGTCATCTCGTCCCATTTTAGAGCGCATACCCTATTTTCGATAGGCAACTCTTCAATTTTGACCTTCAACTTCTGGAATATGAAATCGCAGAAGCCGAGGTTTATGTCAACCTCCGAGATCCAATTGCGCACGGTACTTTCCGCCGGAAACATGCATCCTGCATTTCTCAAACGCGTATAAAAAAGCTGCTTTGCAAGATCTTTTTGTTCCTCCGAGTAAGGAGCATTTTTCCGGTGCAATTGGAGCTTCATCATCGTTCTTGCTGCCGGCTACAAACTCTTTTGCTGATCGAGAAAACTATCgagggacaatttttttttaagtgaaAACTTCTTCAGCGGAGCTTGGCACTTTTTTAGATGGGTACAAAATGTTAAACTCGCGTCAGTCCGTAGCCTGATCGAAAAAGCCTAAGACGGATGGAGAGGGAGTAATATCCCCCTCTCTTTCTACCGTACGGCGAAAATGTATGCCTGCTCCATCTGTCTCGTTTAAGTGGCGCTGGGCGCCTGCGCGTGTCTTTTTTCTCCACACGTGCACCTGTCCTCAAAGCTCGTTTCAGCTTTTGACGGAGTTGTCGAATCGTTTTCGTCGTCGATGCGTTTTCCCGTACCAAAGCGGCATTTTGTTTACGCAGATGACGCAACACTTTTGCATGAAGCGACAGATCACCCACACATGACATGTGTAACAGGAAAATAGGATAATCGTATCTAACTCAACGTCAGAGTCGAAATCCCTAATTATAAGGTATCCGCGGTTAATAAATAGCTTCCGAGTCACTTAAGGTCATTTAAATATTACGCGCCGTTACGCCATATTGACTCGAGACGAATAGGGTACAGACATTCAAATTCAGACTAGCGCGCAGGCGTCAAATTGTCGAGCGAATTATCCATCCAAGCCACGTGCGGCAGGAGCCGGCACAACCACTCTTGCGTCAACCCCCGTATATAGTGCATAGTTTTGTAGTTTGACTCTTGTGTCAACTTTCGCACGTAGTTTTtaaaggaaaataatttgtacacactcgagacttttttttgttggtggaacaatatatatttatttgttttagtTACAGGGGTTTACTTTCGGAGTTGGCTAGGTTAAGGGCTTGACTTTACAATGATATTCTCCCGCAATAATCGATTGCTTTCGCGACTCTCGTTCCAAACGCTCGCCTATCACTCTCACATCTCACTCACACCTCACTATATCTATATCTCCTCCCTCGGTttctcgaaccttctggaCTTCTAGACTATTCTAGCTTTTTCACATGGCCGCTTCCACTTCCGGCTCCCTCACG is a window of Neodiprion pinetum isolate iyNeoPine1 chromosome 4, iyNeoPine1.2, whole genome shotgun sequence DNA encoding:
- the LOC124217283 gene encoding uncharacterized protein, which translates into the protein MNNEKVYAGKKGTKRSYPTRSRSKISNRKPPNRYSSENRSAENVSTSAKKLKSSDDLEIGVTNDFGYRIVHLFNALNIISTLVKCKVCDHDIKFTEKSLCGLGFKIEVDCGHCEKVQINSCPMIDNAYEINRRIVFSMRLLGVGLNGLMKFCAFMDLPRPIFQSFYDRIVNSISIATQAVSAVSKKKAALEEKRISLENGMEDGIIVSGDGSWRKRGFSSLFGITSLIGWYTKKVIDVVVKSKYCKACQHWEAKEGTAEYWEWKSTHDDECQANHSGSSGKMEVDSAVEMFQRSEELYGIKYKYYIGDGDSKTFLGISNSDPYNGFEIKKKECIDHVQKRMGARLREIVKKQKGLSGRGKLTGKLIDELSTYYGLAIRRNSDDVEKMRKDIWATIKHKISTDSKPQHDDCPKGAESWCSWQRAVASGNISEYRHKPPLPKEVLEAITPVYENLSRDDLLQRCLGGFTQNNNESFNKSVWAIAPKCQSGGKKIIDIAADISVLLFNDGLRSLMKVLETLGVTIGPNCFNFCVETDAARIEQAERSLTDAAKEARRASTSSRKVAGDRDLLLEGQLYGAGIAD